In Methylovirgula sp., a single genomic region encodes these proteins:
- a CDS encoding enoyl-CoA hydratase-related protein has translation MLNVSVSEITRPKDIQISSDEVIDAIRHKSGPLAQLKLDYEPQIKTLWVTLAPEPKPVFTLGLVDSLFRLQKAVIALWGKESYARSPIRFFVYRSKGPIFTLGGDLDFYLDCIAKGDRAGLLEHARLSVEDVIGNASSLSGAAITMVTIEGKSIGGGVDAQVSCNIAIAEEHTSFSYPEVKFNHFPVSASAVLSRRVGNRIALKLLSNGTESTATEFEALGALDAVTASGEGEAWIRKYASETLPIHAARLGLFEAFYRPQAEAFRNELGYLAAAWTDHMLRLSPMEISRLQRISATQDRMLQRLYSQTKGSEMRTKSLEPGLV, from the coding sequence GTGCTGAACGTCTCCGTTTCAGAAATTACGCGTCCTAAGGACATCCAGATTTCCTCGGATGAGGTGATCGATGCGATCCGCCATAAGTCTGGACCTCTCGCGCAGCTCAAACTCGATTACGAACCGCAGATCAAAACCCTCTGGGTCACTCTCGCGCCGGAACCGAAGCCGGTTTTCACGCTCGGGCTTGTCGATAGTCTCTTCCGTTTGCAAAAAGCCGTCATCGCGCTTTGGGGAAAAGAGAGCTACGCGCGATCCCCAATCCGCTTTTTTGTCTATCGTTCCAAGGGGCCGATTTTCACCCTTGGGGGTGATCTCGATTTTTACCTGGATTGTATCGCCAAGGGTGACAGGGCTGGTTTGTTGGAGCACGCGCGGCTCTCGGTTGAAGACGTCATCGGTAATGCTTCAAGCCTCTCGGGCGCCGCGATCACGATGGTGACGATCGAGGGCAAAAGCATTGGCGGTGGCGTCGACGCGCAGGTGTCTTGCAACATCGCGATCGCGGAAGAGCACACCTCGTTCAGCTATCCCGAAGTGAAGTTCAACCATTTCCCTGTTTCTGCCTCGGCGGTTCTCTCGCGACGCGTCGGCAATCGAATCGCGTTAAAACTTTTATCGAATGGCACCGAATCGACCGCAACAGAGTTCGAAGCTTTGGGCGCACTCGACGCTGTTACGGCCTCCGGCGAGGGTGAGGCGTGGATACGCAAATATGCGAGCGAGACGCTGCCGATACATGCTGCGCGGCTCGGCCTTTTTGAGGCTTTCTACCGTCCGCAGGCGGAGGCATTTCGCAACGAGCTGGGCTATTTGGCAGCAGCCTGGACCGACCACATGCTGAGGTTGTCCCCCATGGAGATTTCTCGCCTGCAGCGCATCAGCGCCACGCAAGACCGCATGCTGCAACGTCTCTACAGCCAAACGAAGGGTAGCGAAATGAGGACAAAAAGCCTTGAGCCTGGGCTCGTCTGA
- a CDS encoding DsbA family protein produces the protein MSKYLLTLIAFVAFAAAAPLAEADQKPDLVTSILGDPAAPVGGNPKGDITIVAFLDYNCPYCRRATPDLDKFIASDGHVKVIYKDWPILAQSSIIAAKVALAANYQGKYQQAHDALMAITLRPATLPLIKAVVQSAGIDVNHLNKDLAAHNEDIGALLQRNIAEANALHLQGTPVFLVGPYLIAGTLDEAGFRNAVARARAAK, from the coding sequence ATGTCCAAATATCTTTTGACGCTGATTGCATTCGTCGCCTTTGCCGCCGCCGCGCCGCTCGCTGAAGCGGACCAGAAGCCCGACCTCGTGACGAGCATTCTCGGCGATCCGGCGGCGCCCGTTGGCGGCAACCCAAAGGGCGACATCACCATTGTCGCCTTCCTCGACTATAATTGCCCATATTGCCGCCGCGCGACGCCGGACCTCGATAAATTCATCGCGAGCGACGGACACGTGAAGGTGATCTACAAGGATTGGCCGATCCTGGCACAATCCTCAATCATCGCGGCGAAGGTCGCGCTCGCAGCCAATTATCAGGGCAAATATCAGCAAGCGCATGATGCGCTCATGGCCATCACATTGCGTCCGGCAACGCTGCCTCTGATCAAGGCCGTCGTGCAATCCGCGGGCATCGATGTGAACCACCTGAACAAAGATCTTGCCGCGCATAACGAAGACATCGGGGCGCTGCTGCAAAGGAATATCGCCGAGGCCAACGCACTGCATCTGCAGGGCACGCCGGTCTTTCTTGTCGGACCTTATCTGATCGCCGGCACGCTCGACGAGGCCGGTTTCCGCAACGCTGTGGCCCGCGCGCGGGCGGCAAAATGA
- a CDS encoding NAD(P)/FAD-dependent oxidoreductase — protein MQGVFDVAIVGAGAAGLTAALELTNAGRSVVILEARERAGGRAHTFIALGEIPLDAGCGWVHSVDRNVLVPLIEDAGLALEKSAANWGRQSGDQGFSAAEQKAFAEAYEAFDARLAAAALKNVDAPASDFFEPGDRWNGLIDAVSSYYNGAEYDRVSVLDYAAYVDTGMNWRLKQGYGAAVAALTASVAPRFSCAVTAIDHRSAPVRLETEQGPLAARTVIITVPTNLLAKERIVFSPALPDKIEAAARLPLGRAEKAFFYLDKPEELPVEGHFFGRIDRAATGSYHTRPFGRPYLEAYLGGRNAEDLIREGKGALTAFALDELSELLGSSFRRRAQPLAETEWGRDRWALGAYSHALPGHAAARGALAAPVAERLFFAGEATHPFFFSTVHGAWESGLRAAHEVLAVLPAPIL, from the coding sequence ATGCAGGGTGTTTTTGATGTCGCGATCGTCGGCGCCGGCGCGGCGGGACTCACAGCAGCGCTTGAGCTTACGAACGCGGGCCGATCGGTCGTTATTCTCGAAGCGCGTGAGCGCGCGGGCGGCCGGGCTCATACGTTCATCGCGCTTGGCGAGATTCCGCTCGATGCGGGTTGCGGCTGGGTTCATTCGGTTGATCGCAACGTCCTCGTTCCGCTGATCGAGGATGCCGGTCTGGCGCTGGAGAAAAGCGCAGCGAATTGGGGCCGCCAGTCCGGCGATCAAGGCTTCAGCGCAGCAGAACAGAAGGCGTTCGCGGAAGCTTATGAAGCCTTCGACGCGCGGCTCGCAGCGGCTGCGCTCAAGAATGTCGATGCGCCGGCGTCAGACTTTTTCGAGCCGGGCGACAGATGGAACGGCCTGATTGACGCCGTGAGCTCTTATTATAATGGCGCCGAATATGATCGCGTCTCCGTGCTCGACTATGCGGCCTACGTCGACACCGGCATGAATTGGCGCCTGAAACAGGGATATGGTGCGGCGGTTGCGGCATTGACGGCTTCGGTGGCGCCGCGTTTTTCCTGCGCCGTTACCGCAATCGATCATCGCAGCGCGCCGGTACGGCTGGAGACCGAACAAGGTCCTCTCGCGGCGCGGACGGTGATCATTACAGTGCCGACGAACCTTCTCGCCAAAGAACGGATCGTTTTCTCGCCGGCTCTGCCAGACAAGATCGAGGCCGCCGCACGCCTGCCGCTGGGCAGAGCTGAGAAGGCCTTTTTCTACCTGGACAAGCCGGAAGAACTGCCTGTCGAGGGACATTTCTTTGGCCGGATCGACCGGGCTGCGACGGGGTCTTATCATACGCGTCCGTTCGGACGTCCTTATCTCGAAGCCTATCTCGGCGGCCGGAACGCTGAGGATTTGATCCGCGAAGGAAAGGGCGCTCTCACCGCCTTTGCGCTTGATGAATTGAGCGAACTTCTCGGCTCGTCGTTTCGTCGCCGTGCACAGCCGCTCGCCGAAACCGAATGGGGGCGAGACCGCTGGGCGCTCGGCGCTTATTCCCATGCATTGCCCGGTCACGCCGCGGCGCGGGGGGCCCTTGCCGCGCCGGTCGCGGAGCGGCTGTTCTTCGCTGGCGAGGCGACCCATCCGTTTTTCTTCTCAACGGTGCATGGCGCGTGGGAGAGCGGGCTTCGCGCCGCGCACGAAGTGCTCGCCGTGCTGCCAGCCCCAATACTTTGA
- a CDS encoding DUF2610 domain-containing protein yields the protein MLRLRMHQAVRALACLGFAGLCTFGAVSGAQAETRRAFVLGVQRYSDSDIQSLTRSDADAADIAGDLEDLGFDKKNVTLATDLRTKDDFDKKFQAFLKTIQEGDDVVFFFSGHGVGVEATNTNYLLFSDLKSLKTYTKSQLLDSDRRDDIIALKMPSFQGQYETEEIPKDGVSASEIIQQIAEKKPRVAFIVLDACRSLPPAAGDIRALKRSPTSGSRLLPDDDLPNGFLVLYSASFGETAIESFGPGDRRRNSLFTEVLRQEMQRPGQTLPQLADRARLVVHSYAEKGGYQQDPEYFNDLATAADFKLIDGVGADRFPLSQQQCEGAQQDWEQISQGPTRETLERHRRRFHDCPTAELARRALVNLINSPEDTSAVATPLNRDIDDCDRLAAADIDTARPPEVPGVPLANIDFDAAAPACQKSIKRNPRIARFLYNYGRAEAAAANSMRPDDPARQEKLLAAHAAFKDAAERGYVAALYNLATLYDYTESADQDQDEANKDLSEAANQGFPAAMYELGLRYEKGSFGIQADFAQSYEWMAKAAEAGSVAAMVEVAESLWIGLGVTPNPRRAVDWAERAADAGSVDAKVDLGLFYYRGYRINDENGDADDAKTVLSDNSLALLWFGRASQSNNPAAQYNLAYMMERGDGLPIPAPEIAARYYRLAAHGGYEDAEIDLAERLRSGRILTNPENGANEAVDLLERALSQGSTRAAAYLAEIYRNGEFGYEKNPLKAMQYAYKAIDLSVQADPSTEDGNPFFEIDAGILLAEMAVTGQANDINGKPLLNDDEVARLQKYYGTVNPDVRKVEVRKLEVPLGCAGGYTRPDSIWVWDWGRKEAPTEPQFRSIERQTSCYDNETLRRTLAASFLLARKTKVPFADLIYQQIKEARESVDNGTVSRRRHRY from the coding sequence ATGTTGCGTTTGCGAATGCACCAGGCCGTCCGTGCCTTGGCATGTTTGGGATTTGCCGGCCTCTGCACCTTTGGCGCGGTGAGCGGGGCGCAGGCGGAGACGCGGCGTGCCTTTGTTCTCGGTGTGCAGCGCTATTCCGACTCCGACATTCAAAGCCTCACCCGTTCGGATGCCGATGCAGCCGACATCGCCGGCGATTTGGAAGATCTCGGCTTCGACAAGAAGAATGTCACGCTCGCCACCGATCTGCGAACGAAGGACGATTTCGACAAGAAATTCCAGGCCTTCCTCAAGACGATTCAAGAAGGCGACGATGTCGTCTTCTTTTTTTCCGGCCACGGCGTCGGCGTCGAAGCGACCAATACGAATTATCTGCTGTTCAGCGATTTGAAGAGCCTCAAGACCTACACCAAGTCGCAATTGCTCGATTCGGATCGGCGCGACGATATCATCGCGTTGAAAATGCCATCCTTCCAGGGCCAATACGAAACGGAAGAAATCCCCAAGGACGGCGTTTCGGCGTCCGAAATCATCCAGCAGATCGCGGAAAAGAAACCGCGCGTCGCTTTCATCGTCCTCGACGCCTGCCGCTCCTTGCCCCCGGCGGCGGGCGATATTCGTGCATTGAAGCGCAGCCCCACTTCCGGCAGCCGTCTGTTGCCCGATGACGATCTCCCGAACGGTTTCCTCGTTCTTTATTCGGCGTCGTTCGGCGAGACGGCCATCGAAAGTTTTGGGCCCGGAGACAGGCGCCGCAATTCGCTATTCACGGAAGTTTTGCGACAGGAGATGCAACGCCCAGGGCAAACGCTGCCGCAATTGGCCGACCGGGCCCGGCTTGTCGTTCACTCCTATGCCGAGAAGGGGGGCTATCAGCAGGATCCGGAATATTTCAACGATCTTGCCACCGCCGCCGATTTCAAATTGATCGATGGCGTCGGGGCGGACCGCTTTCCGCTCTCGCAGCAGCAATGCGAAGGCGCGCAGCAGGATTGGGAGCAGATCAGTCAGGGGCCGACGCGCGAAACGCTCGAGCGCCATCGCCGCCGATTCCACGATTGTCCAACGGCGGAGCTGGCGCGCCGCGCGCTCGTCAATTTGATCAATTCTCCGGAAGACACGTCGGCGGTCGCGACGCCGCTCAATCGCGATATCGATGATTGCGATCGGCTTGCCGCCGCGGATATCGATACGGCCAGACCGCCGGAAGTGCCCGGCGTACCGCTCGCCAACATCGATTTCGACGCTGCGGCGCCGGCCTGCCAGAAGTCGATCAAGCGGAACCCGCGCATCGCGCGCTTCCTCTATAATTACGGGCGCGCCGAAGCTGCGGCGGCAAACTCCATGCGCCCGGATGATCCGGCGCGTCAGGAAAAATTGCTGGCCGCGCATGCCGCGTTCAAGGACGCGGCTGAACGCGGCTATGTCGCTGCGCTCTATAATCTGGCGACACTCTACGATTATACCGAATCCGCCGATCAAGATCAGGATGAGGCCAACAAGGACTTGAGTGAAGCCGCCAACCAGGGCTTTCCGGCGGCGATGTATGAACTCGGCTTGCGCTACGAGAAAGGTTCGTTTGGTATTCAGGCCGATTTCGCTCAGTCTTATGAATGGATGGCGAAGGCAGCGGAAGCCGGTTCGGTCGCGGCCATGGTCGAGGTCGCCGAGTCGCTTTGGATTGGTCTGGGTGTGACTCCCAATCCGCGCCGCGCCGTCGATTGGGCGGAACGCGCCGCGGATGCAGGGTCGGTCGATGCCAAAGTCGACCTCGGCCTTTTCTATTATCGGGGCTATAGAATCAACGATGAGAACGGCGATGCGGACGATGCGAAAACAGTTCTGTCCGACAATTCGCTGGCGCTTCTCTGGTTTGGCCGGGCCTCACAGTCGAATAATCCGGCGGCACAATATAACCTTGCCTATATGATGGAGCGTGGCGACGGCCTGCCGATTCCGGCGCCTGAAATCGCCGCGCGCTATTACCGGCTTGCGGCGCATGGCGGCTACGAAGATGCGGAAATCGATCTGGCCGAGAGACTCCGCTCCGGACGTATTCTCACCAATCCGGAAAACGGCGCCAACGAAGCCGTCGATCTGCTGGAGCGGGCACTGAGCCAAGGCTCGACACGCGCCGCGGCCTATCTTGCGGAAATCTATCGCAACGGCGAATTCGGCTATGAGAAGAATCCGCTCAAGGCAATGCAATACGCGTATAAGGCAATCGACCTGTCAGTCCAGGCGGACCCGTCAACGGAAGACGGTAACCCGTTCTTCGAAATCGATGCAGGTATCTTGCTCGCGGAAATGGCGGTAACTGGCCAGGCCAACGATATCAATGGCAAGCCGTTGTTGAACGACGACGAGGTTGCGCGACTGCAGAAATATTATGGCACAGTCAATCCTGACGTGCGCAAAGTCGAAGTCCGTAAGCTGGAGGTCCCGCTTGGCTGTGCCGGCGGTTACACGCGTCCAGACAGCATCTGGGTGTGGGACTGGGGTCGCAAGGAAGCGCCGACGGAGCCGCAATTTCGCAGCATTGAGCGTCAGACCAGTTGCTACGACAACGAGACGCTGCGGCGCACCCTAGCCGCAAGCTTTCTGCTCGCGCGCAAAACCAAGGTTCCCTTCGCCGACCTGATTTATCAACAAATCAAGGAGGCACGAGAGAGCGTGGACAATGGCACCGTCTCGCGCCGCCGCCACCGTTATTGA
- a CDS encoding SUMF1/EgtB/PvdO family nonheme iron enzyme, whose protein sequence is MSAPVFITHSSRDYKQSRTIVDVLEKNGIPCWISERDIGAGDNYGDAIVDAIENAKVMVLVFSANANNSDEIKKEIALASQRKLTVVPIRIEDATPSKAFRYELITRNWIDAFPDWNQAMEMLTRRVSVIVNGAEARLPEPVPKPKPTPTPRISPAMIAALVAGVAIIGGGAAYGLWPRPPVVVVHNDDTIQQKPAPQPPPAKPTADKTAVVVQGDGETAPAVNPAPLNPAPAAKLASPPPASKKTVIAAVGPIVPVQTIAPPKLVRPAAPAIAIKPPPYNLATKGGQVFQECRNCPQMVVVPRGAATLGSPAGEPGRQSNELAPHGVTIGAPFAVGRYAVTFDEWDACVADGGCNGYKPDDNGFGRGKHPVIFVSWNDANGYVKWLKSKTGAPYRLLSEAEWEYAARGCTTAECPNTPFWFGDISPELANYDSRYSYEGSTKADRALETVPVDQGKPNPFGLINMLGNVQQWVEDCWNAQLDSVPADGSPVLTGDCSDRVIRGGSYSDKPDALRAASRAWDAADDRESPNVGFRVGRSLTP, encoded by the coding sequence ATGAGCGCGCCGGTTTTTATTACGCATTCCTCGCGCGATTATAAGCAATCGCGGACGATCGTCGACGTTCTCGAGAAAAACGGCATTCCCTGCTGGATTTCCGAGCGGGACATCGGCGCGGGCGACAATTATGGCGACGCCATCGTCGATGCGATCGAGAACGCCAAGGTGATGGTGCTGGTCTTCTCTGCCAACGCCAACAATTCCGACGAGATCAAGAAGGAGATCGCGCTGGCGAGCCAGCGCAAACTGACCGTCGTGCCCATCCGGATCGAGGATGCGACGCCGAGCAAGGCCTTCCGCTATGAACTGATCACCCGCAACTGGATCGACGCTTTCCCGGATTGGAATCAGGCCATGGAGATGCTCACCCGGCGCGTCTCCGTCATCGTCAATGGGGCCGAAGCGCGCTTGCCGGAGCCTGTGCCGAAGCCCAAACCGACGCCGACACCTCGCATCTCGCCAGCCATGATTGCGGCATTGGTTGCCGGGGTCGCAATCATTGGCGGCGGTGCGGCTTACGGGCTTTGGCCGCGGCCGCCGGTTGTCGTTGTGCACAACGACGATACAATTCAGCAAAAGCCGGCGCCTCAACCGCCGCCGGCCAAACCCACTGCGGATAAGACGGCCGTCGTCGTGCAAGGCGATGGCGAAACCGCCCCGGCGGTCAACCCGGCGCCTCTAAATCCCGCTCCGGCCGCAAAGCTGGCATCGCCACCCCCAGCTTCGAAAAAGACCGTGATCGCGGCGGTTGGTCCGATCGTGCCCGTTCAGACGATCGCGCCGCCGAAGTTGGTCAGGCCCGCGGCCCCGGCGATCGCTATCAAGCCGCCGCCCTATAATCTCGCGACAAAGGGCGGCCAAGTCTTTCAGGAGTGTAGGAATTGTCCGCAAATGGTCGTCGTGCCACGCGGCGCGGCCACCTTGGGCTCACCCGCGGGCGAGCCCGGCCGGCAATCGAATGAATTGGCGCCGCATGGCGTAACCATCGGCGCGCCGTTTGCGGTGGGCCGCTATGCGGTCACCTTCGATGAATGGGACGCCTGCGTCGCCGATGGCGGCTGCAATGGCTACAAGCCGGATGACAACGGCTTTGGCCGCGGCAAACACCCGGTCATCTTCGTTTCGTGGAACGATGCCAATGGCTATGTCAAATGGCTCAAAAGCAAAACCGGAGCGCCCTATCGCTTGCTGAGCGAGGCGGAATGGGAATATGCGGCGCGCGGCTGCACCACGGCCGAATGCCCGAATACGCCCTTCTGGTTCGGCGATATTTCGCCCGAGCTCGCCAATTACGATTCGCGCTATTCCTACGAGGGGAGTACGAAAGCCGATCGCGCGTTGGAGACGGTTCCGGTCGATCAGGGCAAGCCCAATCCGTTTGGGCTCATCAATATGCTTGGAAACGTCCAGCAATGGGTCGAAGACTGTTGGAACGCCCAATTGGATTCAGTCCCGGCCGATGGCAGCCCGGTACTCACCGGCGATTGCAGCGACCGGGTCATCCGCGGCGGCTCTTATTCGGACAAGCCGGATGCCTTGCGGGCGGCGTCGCGGGCATGGGACGCGGCGGACGATCGTGAATCGCCGAATGTTGGATTTCGTGTCGGGCGCAGCCTGACGCCATAA
- a CDS encoding flavin reductase family protein: MENIDPDKAYLLLESGPIVLVTTRHGEHANIMTMGFHMVMQHTPPLIGCIIGPWDYSYKALKETGECVIAIPTVDLARKVVEIGNCTGAETDKFAKFKLTPKKASKVGAPLIAECLANIECRVADTSLVGKYNLFILEAVAISIDRVRKERRLLHHNGDGTFTIDGRKLDLRDLMIQWKQFQVPL; encoded by the coding sequence ATGGAGAACATCGATCCCGACAAGGCCTATCTTCTTCTCGAGTCCGGACCAATAGTCCTGGTGACGACGCGTCATGGCGAGCATGCGAACATCATGACGATGGGCTTTCATATGGTGATGCAGCATACGCCACCGCTCATTGGCTGCATCATCGGCCCCTGGGATTACAGCTACAAGGCGTTGAAAGAAACTGGCGAATGCGTGATCGCGATCCCGACCGTCGATCTCGCCCGCAAGGTCGTCGAGATCGGCAATTGCACAGGCGCCGAGACGGATAAATTCGCGAAGTTCAAATTGACTCCTAAAAAGGCGTCAAAGGTTGGCGCACCGCTCATCGCGGAATGCCTCGCCAATATCGAATGCCGCGTCGCCGATACAAGCCTCGTCGGCAAATACAATCTGTTCATTCTCGAGGCCGTCGCGATCTCGATCGATCGCGTACGCAAGGAGCGACGCCTGCTGCACCACAACGGCGACGGGACATTCACAATCGACGGCCGCAAGCTCGACCTGAGAGATCTGATGATCCAATGGAAGCAGTTTCAGGTGCCGCTTTAA
- a CDS encoding EAL domain-containing protein produces the protein MTFKDIRWHLWRRAQLWRHAHRDDEFYNYLVGSLFTSQSSLNSANFMGTAIALSGFALTKDRLFLLLTALALVSGLGRTILFRSFIRHKDKLKTRADGAYYEHRFFLFSFLFTAAFGMSCYELIQYPGAQAIANGAAVGYAMGVVARNAGRPSIVITQVMLMIVPMIIGFGSMHNTYGNATAILLVGTIITTLAVTVSLHKNVIAVYNADKATQHLAMYDSLTGLMNRYTFGEQIAHAIATQPNEGFAILYIDLDRFKDINDTLGHTAGDAVIIEVARRLRAVTRGGDFIARFGGDEFLVKISGADLVDTSRIVERIVIALTQPQSVDGKVFAPSASIGVALFPENGQIAGDIIKKADIALYEAKRAGGKTFRIFASDMEHDLHAQRALRSEIELAIERHEFLLHYQPIYELGSRNIIAVEALLRWNHPTRGLLRPDAFIAVAEETRAIIDIGEQVLDAACRMAVRLPEHIAVAVNLSTIQFCQPERLIAAVRGSLQRAGLRPNRLHLEITESLLLANTPSARKTLDTLTGTGAKLALDDFGTGYSSLSYILDFPFSKIKIDKKFTSSLYCNTASPAIIKAVAQLAGDLSLEVVVEGIETREQEAFVQTLGPTQGQGYLFSVPLASEELLSRIARQAGDWQPMSLAS, from the coding sequence ATGACGTTTAAGGACATCCGCTGGCATCTGTGGCGACGGGCGCAGCTTTGGAGACATGCGCACCGCGACGATGAGTTTTACAATTATCTCGTCGGCTCGCTGTTCACGTCGCAATCTTCCTTGAACTCGGCGAATTTCATGGGAACCGCGATTGCCCTCTCAGGCTTCGCGCTAACCAAGGATCGGCTGTTTCTCCTGCTCACCGCCCTGGCGCTGGTGTCCGGCCTTGGACGTACGATTCTTTTTCGCAGTTTCATTCGCCACAAGGACAAACTTAAAACGCGCGCGGACGGCGCCTATTACGAGCACCGCTTTTTTCTTTTTTCGTTCCTGTTCACTGCCGCTTTCGGAATGAGTTGTTACGAACTCATCCAATATCCCGGAGCGCAAGCCATCGCCAATGGCGCTGCCGTCGGCTACGCCATGGGTGTTGTCGCCCGCAACGCAGGGCGCCCGAGCATCGTGATTACACAGGTCATGTTGATGATCGTCCCGATGATCATCGGTTTCGGGTCGATGCACAACACCTATGGCAACGCGACCGCCATACTGCTGGTGGGGACAATCATCACTACGCTCGCCGTGACCGTCTCCCTGCATAAGAATGTGATCGCCGTCTACAATGCGGACAAGGCGACGCAACACCTCGCAATGTACGACAGCCTCACCGGGCTCATGAACCGTTACACATTCGGCGAGCAGATTGCGCATGCAATCGCGACGCAGCCGAATGAAGGGTTCGCGATTCTCTATATTGATCTCGACCGATTCAAGGATATCAACGATACGCTGGGTCACACAGCCGGCGACGCCGTCATTATCGAGGTCGCACGGCGGCTGCGGGCGGTCACGCGCGGTGGCGATTTCATCGCCCGCTTCGGCGGCGACGAATTTCTCGTCAAGATTAGCGGCGCGGACTTGGTGGATACCAGTCGCATCGTTGAGCGCATTGTCATAGCTTTGACCCAGCCGCAAAGCGTCGACGGCAAGGTCTTTGCGCCTTCGGCCAGCATCGGCGTCGCGCTCTTCCCTGAGAATGGACAGATCGCCGGCGACATTATCAAGAAAGCCGATATCGCGCTTTATGAGGCCAAGCGCGCAGGCGGCAAGACATTCCGCATTTTCGCGTCTGACATGGAGCATGACTTGCACGCGCAACGTGCCCTGCGCAGCGAGATCGAGCTCGCCATCGAGCGGCATGAATTTTTACTCCACTATCAGCCGATCTACGAGCTTGGTTCCCGGAATATCATCGCCGTGGAAGCTCTGCTTCGGTGGAATCATCCGACACGCGGCTTGCTGCGTCCAGACGCCTTCATTGCGGTCGCGGAGGAGACACGGGCAATCATCGACATCGGCGAGCAGGTGCTTGACGCGGCGTGCCGAATGGCTGTGCGGCTGCCCGAGCACATCGCCGTCGCGGTCAATCTTTCGACGATTCAGTTTTGCCAGCCCGAGCGCCTCATTGCTGCGGTCCGCGGCAGCCTGCAACGCGCCGGGCTGCGCCCGAACCGTTTGCATCTTGAAATCACCGAAAGTCTTCTGCTGGCGAATACGCCATCGGCACGCAAGACGCTCGACACGCTCACAGGCACGGGGGCCAAACTGGCGCTCGACGATTTTGGCACCGGCTATTCTTCCTTGTCCTACATCCTGGATTTTCCGTTTTCCAAGATCAAGATCGACAAGAAATTCACCAGCAGTCTTTACTGCAACACCGCCTCACCAGCGATCATCAAGGCTGTCGCGCAGCTTGCCGGCGATCTATCGCTTGAAGTCGTTGTCGAGGGCATCGAAACACGGGAACAGGAAGCTTTCGTCCAAACCCTCGGGCCGACACAAGGGCAAGGCTATCTGTTCAGCGTACCGCTCGCGAGCGAGGAATTGCTGAGCCGAATCGCCCGTCAGGCCGGCGATTGGCAGCCCATGAGTTTGGCCAGCTGA
- a CDS encoding LysR family transcriptional regulator codes for MLDGVSLDQLRTFITAVEEGSFSGAARKLHRAQSVVSEMVSALEAQIGVPLFDRSGRYPKLTGAGTVLLADARGIVSGVDSMKARARGMSEGLEPELSVVVDVFMPIEAITAAAKEFRVKFPDTPLRLYVEALGGVFQPLLDGRASLGIAGSLPFMPSSIMSEALTEFRLVLVASRDHPLASYEGPIPKTEVARHVQLVLTDRSTLSSGREFGVISPSTWRLSDLFAKHAFLLNGLGFGGMPLHTVRQDLENGRLVELNIEGVPATGLILPMHAVYRTTAPPGPAGRWLIERLKTCPSQIA; via the coding sequence CGGCCGTCGAAGAGGGCAGCTTTTCCGGCGCCGCGCGGAAGCTGCACCGCGCGCAGTCCGTGGTCAGCGAAATGGTCAGCGCACTTGAGGCGCAGATCGGCGTGCCACTTTTCGACCGCAGTGGCCGCTATCCGAAATTGACCGGCGCCGGCACGGTTCTGCTCGCCGATGCACGCGGCATCGTTTCCGGCGTCGATTCCATGAAGGCGCGGGCCCGCGGCATGTCCGAGGGCCTTGAACCGGAGCTTTCGGTCGTTGTCGACGTGTTTATGCCGATCGAGGCGATCACCGCTGCGGCGAAAGAATTTCGCGTGAAGTTCCCGGACACACCGCTGCGTCTTTATGTCGAAGCGCTGGGCGGCGTCTTTCAGCCGCTGCTTGATGGCCGCGCCAGCCTTGGAATTGCCGGCTCGTTGCCATTCATGCCGTCGTCGATCATGAGCGAAGCTCTGACGGAGTTCAGGCTGGTCCTCGTTGCCTCGCGAGACCACCCGCTCGCCTCCTATGAAGGTCCGATCCCGAAAACAGAGGTTGCGCGGCATGTGCAGCTTGTCCTGACGGATCGTTCGACTCTTTCGTCGGGGCGTGAGTTCGGCGTCATATCGCCGTCCACGTGGCGATTGTCCGATCTCTTTGCCAAACACGCTTTCCTGCTCAACGGCCTCGGCTTCGGTGGCATGCCGTTGCATACGGTGAGGCAGGATCTTGAGAATGGCAGACTTGTTGAGCTCAATATCGAAGGCGTGCCCGCCACCGGCCTCATATTGCCGATGCACGCCGTCTATCGGACGACGGCACCGCCGGGACCGGCGGGGCGGTGGTTGATCGAGCGGCTGAAAACCTGTCCCAGCCAAATAGCTTAA